A part of Lacibacter sp. H407 genomic DNA contains:
- a CDS encoding acyl-ACP desaturase, producing MGTLFMQPLTNELEKNAAVMATLESAASRAVNEYLVDPQQCWQPTDFLPDMAREDAMEQVLLLRKRTDAIPPEVITSLVGNMITEEALPNYQAFFNLLKGVNEEGNMASENGWVQWSRSWTAEENRHGDLLNKYLYLSGRADMKAVEITIHNLIANGFDGKVEQDPYQAMIYTSFQERATKIAHVNTGKLAAKAGDDTLSRICKTIAGDEARHEKAYKSFMSNIFEIDPDGALLAFEKMMKKQITMPALLMDHATTDSLFTRFSMISEKMGIYTTFDYANIIHHLTQQWKIEGMTGLKDYAAKAQEYLCTLADRYRRIAERLQPQQMVMAPVWVR from the coding sequence ATGGGTACACTTTTTATGCAACCTCTTACGAACGAATTAGAAAAAAATGCAGCAGTGATGGCCACGCTTGAATCGGCCGCTTCACGTGCAGTAAATGAATATCTGGTTGATCCGCAACAATGCTGGCAACCAACTGATTTTTTACCCGATATGGCAAGAGAAGATGCAATGGAACAGGTACTGCTCCTGCGAAAACGAACCGATGCTATTCCACCGGAAGTGATCACTTCCTTAGTAGGAAATATGATCACAGAAGAAGCATTACCAAACTACCAGGCTTTTTTCAACTTGTTGAAAGGTGTGAATGAAGAAGGAAATATGGCGAGTGAAAACGGATGGGTGCAATGGTCACGGTCGTGGACAGCCGAAGAAAACAGACATGGCGATCTGCTGAATAAATACCTGTATTTATCGGGCCGAGCCGACATGAAAGCAGTTGAGATCACCATTCACAACCTGATCGCAAATGGATTTGATGGAAAAGTAGAACAGGATCCGTATCAGGCAATGATCTATACATCCTTTCAGGAACGGGCTACAAAAATTGCACATGTAAATACAGGGAAGCTGGCTGCAAAAGCAGGCGATGATACATTGTCACGCATTTGCAAAACCATTGCCGGTGATGAAGCAAGGCACGAGAAAGCGTACAAAAGTTTTATGTCGAATATTTTTGAAATAGACCCCGATGGCGCTTTACTGGCATTTGAAAAAATGATGAAGAAACAAATTACCATGCCTGCGTTGCTGATGGACCACGCAACAACCGACAGTTTGTTTACACGTTTTTCGATGATCTCCGAAAAGATGGGCATTTACACCACATTCGATTATGCAAATATTATTCATCACCTCACTCAGCAATGGAAAATTGAGGGCATGACGGGACTGAAAGATTATGCAGCTAAAGCACAGGAGTATTTGTGTACACTTGCCGATCGATACCGCCGCATTGCGGAACGTTTGCAACCACAGCAAATGGTAATGGCACCGGTGTGGGTACGGTAA